One Leptospira semungkisensis DNA segment encodes these proteins:
- a CDS encoding DUF3157 family protein — protein MKKSSLLLLLLFSLSLHSEETVYTKEGKKVLLKDDHTWQYTAEAKSDAKEKRAPVRNLAKSKDMGAIAKSKLGKYSILYNPDQWSLVSSNSEFAEFHFVNPSKSANAMAIYDGAEIPLESFPELLILSIGKSDPEARILNIEDCSINGVIGKIVTYKAHTKGLKLIFYTFITSGTFGSIQFSTFTLENQFDREKVNFERLLSGFVLD, from the coding sequence ATGAAGAAATCCTCTCTATTACTCCTGCTGCTTTTCTCCTTATCCCTCCATTCAGAAGAAACGGTTTATACCAAAGAGGGAAAGAAGGTCCTACTCAAAGACGATCATACTTGGCAATACACTGCGGAAGCAAAGTCCGACGCGAAAGAAAAACGAGCACCTGTCCGAAATCTAGCTAAAAGCAAGGATATGGGCGCGATTGCGAAGAGTAAGCTCGGGAAGTATTCCATTTTATATAACCCTGACCAGTGGAGCTTAGTAAGTAGCAATTCTGAATTCGCGGAATTTCACTTTGTTAATCCTAGCAAAAGCGCGAACGCGATGGCTATCTACGATGGAGCGGAAATTCCACTCGAAAGCTTTCCGGAACTCCTGATCCTAAGTATAGGCAAATCCGATCCAGAAGCAAGGATCCTAAATATTGAAGATTGCTCGATCAATGGAGTTATAGGCAAGATAGTAACCTACAAAGCTCATACGAAAGGCCTAAAATTGATTTTTTATACCTTCATCACCAGTGGAACCTTCGGCTCCATCCAATTCTCTACCTTTACTTTAGAAAATCAGTTCGATCGGGAGAAGGTAAACTTTGAGAGGCTGTTATCAGGGTTTGTTTTGGACTAG
- a CDS encoding LIC_20087 family outer membrane protein yields the protein MADDLDFHSRKLRPEPKKTSHAYLPIIGPFLLSLSVLYAESNSPFWDSFGVFSSKKSSFHVEEPPNDADKKKEEEKPVRFFSAAAFKHPYEIKVFQEYFPNESPVLESIPGFTTKAPSLPRINLQRREFFSLYPAFGREEIFVMGLAMSQTKDSKAEAYVGTTSEKRAFDPLTDVRSTTTALPGGNQNLSKGLDNQAGNILFGYLLGRAGIQMDVGWRMAGNNVGLAIPESAKSSIGISYSLISNSSALNKMDFFLQFSGIKRFNDKAFLAVDIPPAFRGWQQGYEYYVNPGFSISTKNLSFEGLVRLPLHQPFPNTDGLLTPEVQGLLGVKYRFSESSPNNTK from the coding sequence ATGGCAGATGATCTCGATTTCCATTCTCGCAAGCTCAGACCCGAGCCCAAAAAAACAAGTCATGCTTATCTCCCGATTATAGGTCCTTTTCTTCTTAGTCTATCCGTTTTATACGCGGAGAGTAATTCCCCTTTTTGGGATTCCTTCGGAGTATTCTCTTCTAAAAAGTCTTCGTTCCATGTAGAAGAACCTCCTAACGACGCTGACAAGAAGAAGGAAGAAGAAAAACCTGTCCGTTTCTTTTCTGCGGCTGCATTCAAACATCCCTACGAGATAAAAGTCTTCCAAGAATATTTTCCGAATGAATCTCCGGTTCTAGAATCAATTCCTGGGTTCACTACAAAGGCACCTTCCCTACCAAGAATCAATCTACAAAGAAGAGAATTCTTCTCCTTGTATCCGGCCTTTGGAAGAGAAGAGATATTCGTCATGGGTCTCGCGATGAGCCAGACTAAGGATTCCAAAGCGGAAGCGTATGTAGGAACTACTTCGGAGAAAAGAGCCTTCGACCCTTTGACGGACGTTAGGAGCACAACAACTGCCCTTCCAGGAGGGAACCAAAATCTCTCGAAAGGATTGGATAACCAAGCGGGGAATATACTCTTCGGTTATTTATTGGGACGTGCCGGGATTCAAATGGATGTGGGCTGGCGAATGGCAGGGAATAACGTGGGTTTGGCGATCCCAGAATCCGCAAAATCTTCCATCGGGATCTCTTATTCACTGATTTCTAATTCGAGTGCGCTCAATAAGATGGATTTCTTTCTGCAATTTTCCGGAATCAAACGTTTCAACGACAAGGCTTTCTTAGCTGTAGATATTCCTCCTGCATTTAGAGGTTGGCAGCAGGGCTATGAGTATTATGTGAATCCCGGTTTTTCCATCTCTACTAAGAATTTAAGCTTTGAAGGTCTGGTTAGATTGCCGTTGCACCAGCCTTTTCCAAATACAGATGGATTACTTACTCCAGAGGTTCAGGGTCTATTAGGAGTGAAATATAGATTCTCTGAGAGTTCTCCGAATAACACTAAGTAA